In the Streptomyces fradiae ATCC 10745 = DSM 40063 genome, one interval contains:
- the nudC gene encoding NAD(+) diphosphatase translates to MSTISNEAGPRPIGFTAPSGIDRAAHHRLDEAWLAAAWSHPTTRVFVVSGGQVLVDDTPDGRTELVMTPSFEAPLTETHRYFLGTDDDGVSYFALQKDSLPGRMDQSARPAGLREAGLLLDARDAALMVHAVALENWQRLHRFCSRCGERTVIAAAGHVRRCQACGAEHYPRTDPAVIMLVTDEQDRALLGRQVHWPEGRFSTLAGFVEPGESIEQAVVREAYEEAGVTVGEVRYVASQPWPFPSSLMLGFTARATSSDIDVDGDEIEEARWFSRDELAAAFASGEVLPPYGISIATHLIETWYGRPLPRP, encoded by the coding sequence CACCACCGCCTCGACGAGGCGTGGCTCGCGGCGGCGTGGAGCCACCCCACCACGCGCGTGTTCGTCGTGTCCGGTGGCCAGGTGCTGGTCGACGACACCCCGGACGGGCGGACCGAGCTCGTCATGACGCCGTCCTTCGAAGCGCCGCTGACCGAGACCCACCGGTACTTCCTGGGCACCGACGACGACGGCGTCAGCTACTTCGCGCTCCAGAAGGACTCGCTGCCCGGCCGCATGGACCAGTCCGCCCGCCCCGCCGGGCTGCGGGAGGCCGGCCTGCTGCTGGACGCGCGCGACGCGGCCCTCATGGTCCACGCGGTCGCCCTGGAGAACTGGCAGCGCCTCCACCGCTTCTGCTCCCGCTGCGGCGAGCGCACGGTCATCGCGGCGGCCGGGCACGTCCGCCGCTGCCAGGCGTGCGGCGCCGAGCACTACCCGCGCACCGACCCGGCGGTGATCATGCTGGTCACCGACGAGCAGGACCGGGCGCTGCTCGGCCGGCAGGTGCACTGGCCGGAGGGCCGCTTCTCCACCCTGGCCGGGTTCGTCGAGCCGGGCGAGTCCATCGAGCAGGCCGTCGTCCGCGAGGCGTACGAGGAGGCCGGCGTCACGGTCGGCGAGGTGCGGTACGTCGCCAGCCAGCCGTGGCCGTTCCCGTCCAGCCTCATGCTCGGGTTCACGGCCCGCGCCACCTCGTCCGACATCGACGTCGACGGGGACGAGATCGAGGAGGCCCGCTGGTTCTCCCGCGACGAGCTGGCTGCCGCCTTCGCGTCCGGCGAGGTCCTCCCGCCGTACGGGATCTCCATCGCCACCCATCTGATCGAGACCTGGTACGGCAGGCCGCTGCCCAGGCCGTAG
- a CDS encoding mycoredoxin, with protein MQGTVTMYSTTWCGYCRRLKSQMDREGIAYNEINIEQDPESAAFVEKVNNGNQTVPTVLITPHGGGEDVVMTNPSLMQVRQALAG; from the coding sequence ATGCAGGGCACTGTGACGATGTACAGCACGACCTGGTGCGGGTACTGCCGGCGGCTCAAGAGCCAGATGGACCGCGAGGGCATCGCGTACAACGAGATCAACATCGAGCAGGACCCGGAGTCCGCCGCCTTCGTGGAGAAGGTCAACAACGGCAACCAGACCGTGCCGACCGTGCTGATCACGCCGCACGGCGGCGGTGAGGACGTCGTCATGACCAACCCGAGCCTGATGCAGGTGCGGCAGGCCCTCGCCGGCTGA